Proteins encoded together in one Pyxidicoccus trucidator window:
- a CDS encoding carboxypeptidase-like regulatory domain-containing protein — MALNPFIARHVNPGEPLTAQAWNDVVDGVDGLHKHLAASSHAVRVTITTPGVDLATVRVTATRTGAPPVEAVRPVSTDTTYFIPGLVPGAYTVRAEAPGYAVATGNVTITEAAGDVSLDLALTATHVPMPTVFGMTLTQARTALGAKAITVSRLLDTQGKDLPPSTPGPEYDLSLVLVQSPPPGTLVPVGGSTVALAVAVAPKIETTVEVPSMAGLTLVEAKKALEAMGLVLGKVQNLQK; from the coding sequence ATGGCGCTCAACCCCTTCATCGCCCGGCACGTCAACCCCGGAGAGCCACTCACCGCGCAGGCGTGGAACGACGTGGTCGACGGCGTCGACGGCCTGCACAAACACCTGGCGGCCTCCAGCCACGCCGTCCGGGTCACCATCACCACGCCCGGGGTGGACCTGGCCACCGTGCGCGTCACGGCCACGCGCACCGGCGCCCCTCCTGTCGAGGCCGTACGGCCGGTGTCGACGGACACCACGTACTTCATCCCGGGCCTCGTGCCCGGGGCCTACACCGTCCGCGCCGAGGCACCGGGCTACGCGGTGGCCACCGGCAACGTCACCATCACCGAGGCGGCGGGCGACGTCTCGCTGGACCTGGCGCTCACGGCCACCCATGTCCCCATGCCCACGGTGTTCGGCATGACCCTGACGCAGGCGCGCACCGCGCTGGGCGCGAAGGCCATCACCGTGTCGCGGCTGCTGGACACGCAGGGCAAGGACCTGCCGCCCTCGACGCCCGGCCCTGAATACGACTTGTCGCTGGTGCTGGTGCAGTCGCCGCCTCCGGGCACTCTGGTGCCGGTGGGTGGCAGCACGGTGGCGCTCGCCGTGGCGGTGGCGCCGAAGATTGAAACCACCGTGGAGGTGCCGTCGATGGCGGGCCTCACGCTGGTGGAGGCGAAGAAGGCCCTGGAGGCGATGGGCCTGGTGCTCGGCAAGGTGCAGAACCTTCAGAAGTGA